One window of Actinomycetota bacterium genomic DNA carries:
- a CDS encoding DUF6328 family protein, with protein sequence MATKNVEEKKADREDPGEKLDRELAELHQELRVTLPGVEVLFGFQLGLPFTQRFNSITAFQEVVYLGSFLATAVVSCLLIAPVAFHRLRWRQYDKEKLLRLGNRMLVTGLAFLAASLAGMVFVVTDMILGRSFSAVMAGVLLLLFAWLWFALPLSRRLQEDD encoded by the coding sequence GTGGCTACGAAGAACGTCGAGGAGAAGAAGGCCGACCGTGAGGACCCGGGCGAGAAGCTCGACCGGGAACTCGCCGAGTTGCACCAGGAGTTGCGAGTGACCCTTCCCGGGGTCGAGGTCCTGTTCGGTTTCCAGCTTGGGCTGCCGTTCACCCAGCGGTTCAACAGCATCACCGCCTTTCAGGAAGTGGTCTATCTGGGATCCTTCCTGGCAACGGCCGTGGTGAGCTGCCTTCTCATCGCCCCGGTTGCCTTCCACCGCCTGCGCTGGCGGCAGTACGACAAGGAGAAGCTCCTGCGGCTGGGCAACCGGATGCTTGTGACCGGTCTGGCTTTTCTGGCCGCGTCGCTCGCCGGCATGGTCTTCGTGGTGACCGACATGATCCTCGGCCGCAGCTTCTCGGCCGTCATGGCCGGGGTTCTCCTCTTGCTGTTCGCCTGGTTGTGGTTTGCCCTGCCGCTCAGCCGCAGGTTGCAGGAGGACGACTGA
- a CDS encoding VCBS repeat-containing protein — MLAAIFTTVVTFAPPSAAATGFSVSPDFPTAVTPGQTNVPASVLLVNNSNLIEAIGEVQVTSLRMVPSCSNPADTGCDDPGSVADPGAFVVSPTGTGRAGTGCANQSFDITTTSPATGEVRFAPINQGLFLLQQPLLSNEQHRCVIDFTFSVNRVPNHDANAVALGVQTSQVARVEGAHWLLGSPGAAAGTDVTTVTPPPRSDSALADFNGNGSTDVGVWRPSSSQWFIKDQFVRSWGWTGNIPVAGDYDGNGTSDVAVFRPPSGQWFVADQSTTFWGLPGDVPVPADHDGNGSTDIAVWRPSSGQWHIPGQPAVSYGLSGDIPLPADYDGNGTADLAVWRPSSGQWFVRNQLTQSWGLSGDIPVPADYDGNGTADLTVWRPSNGAWYTFNGPIVSWGLPGDVPVPGDYDGNGTMDRAVYRNGQWYFHVNSTTLSYGLSGDAPTPLPPALYMRLVGQGG; from the coding sequence ATGCTCGCCGCCATTTTTACGACGGTGGTCACCTTCGCACCGCCGTCAGCCGCTGCAACCGGGTTCTCGGTCAGCCCCGACTTTCCTACTGCTGTGACTCCCGGCCAGACCAACGTCCCGGCCTCGGTGTTGCTGGTCAACAACTCGAACCTCATCGAAGCGATCGGGGAGGTCCAGGTGACCTCCCTTCGCATGGTGCCTTCCTGCTCGAACCCGGCCGACACGGGGTGCGACGACCCGGGATCGGTAGCCGACCCGGGCGCCTTCGTAGTCAGTCCCACCGGAACCGGGCGAGCCGGCACCGGCTGCGCCAACCAGTCGTTCGACATCACCACGACCTCACCCGCCACCGGCGAGGTGAGGTTCGCACCCATCAACCAGGGCCTTTTCCTGCTCCAGCAGCCTCTGTTGTCGAACGAACAGCACCGCTGCGTCATCGACTTCACCTTCAGCGTGAACCGGGTCCCCAACCACGATGCCAACGCGGTCGCTCTCGGAGTCCAGACCTCCCAGGTGGCGCGGGTTGAGGGGGCCCACTGGCTGCTCGGCTCGCCGGGCGCGGCCGCGGGCACGGACGTCACAACCGTTACGCCCCCGCCCCGGTCGGACTCGGCCCTTGCCGATTTCAACGGGAATGGGAGCACCGACGTCGGGGTGTGGCGTCCATCCTCGAGCCAGTGGTTCATCAAGGACCAGTTTGTGCGGAGTTGGGGGTGGACCGGCAACATCCCGGTTGCGGGCGACTACGACGGCAACGGCACCAGCGATGTCGCGGTGTTCCGTCCCCCGAGCGGCCAGTGGTTCGTCGCAGACCAGAGCACGACCTTCTGGGGCCTGCCCGGTGACGTCCCGGTGCCCGCCGACCACGACGGAAACGGCTCGACCGACATCGCCGTGTGGAGGCCCTCCTCCGGGCAGTGGCACATCCCAGGGCAGCCGGCCGTCAGCTATGGCCTCTCCGGCGACATCCCGCTCCCCGCGGACTACGACGGCAACGGCACCGCCGACCTGGCGGTCTGGCGCCCTTCCAGCGGCCAGTGGTTCGTCCGCAACCAGCTGACCCAGAGCTGGGGCCTCTCCGGCGACATCCCGGTTCCTGCCGACTACGACGGCAACGGCACGGCGGACCTGACGGTTTGGAGGCCGTCGAACGGCGCGTGGTACACGTTCAACGGGCCGATAGTGAGCTGGGGCCTGCCGGGCGACGTCCCGGTTCCCGGGGACTACGACGGGAACGGCACCATGGACCGGGCCGTCTACCGCAACGGCCAGTGGTATTTCCACGTCAATTCGACGACCCTCAGCTACGGCTTGAGCGGCGACGCCCCCACGCCGCTTCCCCCCGCCCTCTATATGCGCCTGGTCGGCCAGGGAGGTTGA